One window from the genome of Ideonella sp. WA131b encodes:
- a CDS encoding sulfite exporter TauE/SafE family protein, with translation MPSAWPFITDPFFYALAVPAVLITGLSKSGFASGFGSLATPMLALAVPAPQAAAVMLPLLIAMDATGLQQLWRHRDRALVRRLVPWGVVGIGVGTLIFGVLSDRAVAGLLGAMTLLFLAQRLLWPIQRRGAQAPAWAAPLCSATSGFTSFVAHAGGPPLMAYVLPLKLAPVVASATMAVYFAVINLAKLVPYAALGLMDLRNLATSLLLLPLAPLGVWMGVWLVKRTDPTWFYRLAYVGMAVAGLKLLWDGIGG, from the coding sequence ATGCCATCGGCCTGGCCCTTCATCACCGACCCGTTCTTCTATGCGCTGGCCGTGCCGGCGGTCCTGATCACGGGGCTGTCCAAGAGCGGCTTCGCCAGCGGCTTCGGCTCGCTGGCCACGCCGATGCTGGCGCTGGCCGTGCCGGCGCCACAGGCCGCCGCGGTGATGCTGCCGCTGCTCATCGCGATGGATGCCACCGGCCTGCAGCAGCTGTGGCGCCACCGCGACCGTGCGCTGGTGCGTCGGCTCGTGCCCTGGGGCGTGGTCGGCATCGGCGTCGGCACGCTGATCTTTGGCGTGCTGAGCGACCGCGCCGTGGCCGGGCTGCTGGGCGCGATGACCTTGCTGTTCCTGGCGCAGCGGCTGCTGTGGCCGATCCAACGTCGGGGCGCGCAGGCACCGGCCTGGGCGGCGCCGCTGTGCAGTGCCACCTCGGGCTTCACCAGCTTCGTGGCGCATGCGGGTGGGCCGCCCCTGATGGCCTACGTGCTGCCGCTGAAGCTGGCGCCGGTGGTGGCGAGCGCAACGATGGCGGTGTACTTCGCGGTCATCAACCTGGCGAAGCTCGTGCCCTACGCGGCACTGGGCCTGATGGATCTGCGCAACCTGGCGACGTCGCTGCTGCTGTTGCCGCTGGCGCCGTTGGGGGTGTGGATGGGCGTGTGGCTCGTCAAGCGCACCGACCCGACCTGGTTCTACCGCCTGGCCTATGTGGGCATGGCCGTGGCGGGCCTGAAGCTGCTGTGGGACGGCATCGGCGGCTGA
- a CDS encoding pyridoxamine 5'-phosphate oxidase family protein, giving the protein MDATGLLSLAADTAHDLADEAALRRVYATGPGDTSLAKVADHVHPLYRPYIEASPFAVLATVGEAGLDTSPRGDGPGFVRVADAHTLLLPDRRGNQRIDSLRNIARDPRVALLFLVPGRGEALRVNGTARISASPALCAALAEGDKPAHSVLVVRVSSVFFQCARAIQRSALWDASRHVAPGALPSPGAILQALSGQRIDGAAYDAELPARQARTLY; this is encoded by the coding sequence ATGGACGCCACCGGGCTGCTGAGCCTGGCCGCCGACACCGCGCACGACCTGGCCGACGAGGCGGCGCTTCGGCGCGTCTACGCCACCGGCCCCGGCGACACCTCGCTGGCCAAGGTGGCCGATCACGTTCACCCGCTGTACCGGCCCTACATCGAGGCCTCCCCGTTTGCGGTGCTGGCCACCGTGGGTGAGGCGGGCCTGGACACCTCGCCACGCGGCGACGGCCCCGGCTTCGTGCGCGTGGCCGACGCGCACACGCTGCTGCTGCCCGATCGCCGCGGCAACCAGCGCATCGACAGCCTGCGCAACATCGCGCGCGATCCGCGCGTGGCGCTGCTGTTCCTGGTGCCCGGGCGCGGCGAGGCGCTGCGCGTGAACGGCACCGCGCGCATCAGCGCATCGCCGGCCCTGTGCGCAGCGCTGGCCGAAGGCGACAAGCCGGCGCACAGCGTGCTGGTGGTGCGCGTGAGCTCGGTGTTCTTCCAGTGCGCGAGGGCCATCCAGCGCTCGGCGCTCTGGGACGCCTCCCGGCACGTGGCACCGGGTGCCCTGCCCTCGCCCGGTGCCATCCTCCAAGCGCTGAGCGGCCAGCGCATCGACGGCGCCGCCTACGACGCCGAGCTGCCGGCACGGCAGGCCCGCACGCTGTACTGA
- the argF gene encoding ornithine carbamoyltransferase: MKPGASLIRHYLQFKDLRTEEYAYLLERARIIKTRFKNYERYVPLVDRTLAMIFEKASTRTRVSFEAGMYQMGGSVVHLTTGDSQLGRAEPVEDSARVISRMVDLVMIRTYEQSKIERFAAHSRVPVINGLTNEYHPCQILADIFTYIEHRGSIEGKVVAWVGDGNNMANTWLQAAETLGFTVHVSTPSGYEVDPAVAGIRDTGCFKVFNHPMQACEGAHLVTTDVWTSMGYEAENEERRKAFVDWCVDEEMMAVAQPDALFMHCLPAHRGEEVTAEVIDGPQSVVWDEAENRMHVQKALMEYLLLGRIG, encoded by the coding sequence ATGAAGCCCGGCGCCTCGCTGATCCGCCACTACCTGCAGTTCAAGGATCTCCGCACCGAGGAGTACGCCTACCTGCTGGAGCGCGCCCGCATCATCAAGACGCGCTTCAAGAACTACGAGCGCTACGTGCCGCTGGTCGACCGCACGCTGGCCATGATCTTCGAGAAGGCCAGCACGCGCACGCGCGTCAGCTTCGAGGCCGGCATGTACCAGATGGGTGGCTCGGTCGTGCACCTGACGACGGGCGACAGCCAGCTCGGCCGCGCCGAGCCGGTGGAAGACAGCGCGCGCGTGATCAGCCGCATGGTCGACCTGGTGATGATCCGCACCTACGAACAGAGCAAGATCGAGCGCTTCGCGGCGCACTCCCGCGTGCCGGTGATCAACGGGCTCACCAACGAGTACCACCCGTGCCAGATCCTGGCCGACATCTTCACCTACATCGAGCACCGCGGCTCGATCGAAGGCAAGGTGGTGGCCTGGGTGGGCGACGGCAACAACATGGCCAACACCTGGCTGCAGGCGGCCGAGACCCTGGGCTTCACGGTGCACGTGAGCACGCCCAGCGGCTACGAGGTCGACCCCGCCGTGGCCGGCATCCGCGACACCGGCTGCTTCAAGGTCTTCAACCACCCGATGCAGGCCTGCGAGGGCGCGCACCTCGTCACCACCGACGTGTGGACGAGCATGGGCTACGAGGCCGAGAACGAAGAGCGCCGCAAGGCCTTCGTCGACTGGTGCGTCGACGAGGAGATGATGGCCGTGGCGCAGCCCGACGCGCTCTTCATGCACTGCCTGCCGGCGCACCGCGGCGAGGAAGTCACCGCCGAGGTGATCGACGGCCCGCAGAGCGTGGTCTGGGACGAGGCCGAGAACCGCATGCACGTGCAGAAGGCGCTGATGGAGTATCTGCTGCTCGGCCGGATCGGCTGA
- a CDS encoding aspartate aminotransferase family protein gives MNAPEPAVTRPMPHVMNTYGRLPMALSHGRGCWVWDTEGKRYLDALGGIAVNTLGHAHPKLVPALQDQVARLIHCCNYYQIPLQEQLAAKLCELSGLSAAFFCNSGLEANEGALKIARKYGHDRGIARPEVIVYERAFHGRSIATLSATGNPKIQKGFEPLVEGFVRVPLNDLAAVEQAAATNPNVVAVFLETIQGEGGINPARWEHLQGLRRICDERGWLLMLDEVQCGIGRTGKWFAHQWAGIQPDVMPLAKGLGSGVPVGAIVVGPKALNVLGPGNHGTTFGGNPLAMRAGVETLRIMEEDGILANAAAVGEVLTGALRQGLAAEIASGTVKDLRGAGLMIGLELDRPCGVLLGRAAEAGLMISVTADSVIRLVPPLIMTADEARQVAAILVPLVRDFLAHG, from the coding sequence ATGAACGCCCCCGAGCCCGCGGTCACCCGGCCCATGCCGCATGTGATGAACACCTACGGCCGCCTGCCGATGGCGTTGTCGCACGGCCGAGGCTGCTGGGTCTGGGACACCGAGGGCAAGCGCTACCTCGACGCCCTGGGCGGCATCGCCGTCAACACGCTGGGTCACGCCCACCCCAAGCTGGTGCCGGCTCTGCAGGACCAGGTCGCGCGCCTGATCCACTGCTGCAATTACTACCAGATCCCGCTGCAGGAGCAGCTCGCCGCCAAGCTGTGCGAGCTGTCGGGCTTGAGCGCGGCCTTCTTCTGCAACTCGGGCCTCGAGGCCAACGAGGGCGCGCTGAAGATCGCACGCAAGTACGGGCACGACCGGGGCATCGCGCGACCCGAGGTCATCGTCTATGAGCGGGCTTTCCACGGGCGCAGCATCGCCACGCTGTCGGCCACCGGCAACCCGAAGATCCAGAAGGGTTTCGAGCCCCTGGTCGAGGGCTTCGTGCGTGTGCCGCTGAACGACCTCGCGGCCGTCGAGCAGGCGGCCGCGACGAACCCCAACGTGGTGGCCGTGTTCCTCGAGACCATCCAGGGCGAGGGTGGGATCAACCCCGCGCGCTGGGAGCATCTGCAGGGCCTGCGCCGCATCTGCGACGAGCGCGGCTGGCTGCTGATGCTCGACGAGGTGCAATGCGGCATCGGCCGCACCGGCAAGTGGTTCGCCCACCAGTGGGCCGGCATCCAGCCCGACGTGATGCCGCTGGCCAAGGGCCTGGGTTCGGGCGTGCCGGTGGGCGCCATCGTCGTGGGCCCCAAGGCGCTGAACGTGCTCGGGCCGGGCAACCACGGCACCACCTTCGGCGGCAACCCGCTGGCCATGCGCGCCGGCGTGGAGACGCTGCGCATCATGGAGGAGGACGGCATCCTGGCCAACGCCGCCGCCGTGGGCGAGGTGCTCACGGGCGCGCTTCGCCAGGGCCTGGCCGCCGAGATCGCCTCCGGCACCGTGAAGGACCTGCGCGGCGCCGGTCTGATGATCGGCCTGGAGCTCGACCGCCCCTGTGGCGTGCTGCTCGGCCGCGCCGCCGAGGCCGGGCTGATGATCAGCGTCACCGCCGACAGCGTCATCCGCCTCGTGCCGCCGCTCATCATGACCGCCGACGAGGCACGTCAGGTCGCCGCCATCCTGGTGCCGCTGGTGCGCGACTTCCTCGCCCACGGATGA
- a CDS encoding DUF3579 domain-containing protein, with protein MTFQKPRQFHIHGITLEGRTFRPSDWAERLAGAMSSFRPGGGGGGIGAYIGYSPYCVPQVVSGVKCVLVNEALRDIEPMAWEFVMNFARDNQLRVSELEPT; from the coding sequence ATGACTTTCCAGAAGCCCCGTCAGTTCCACATCCACGGCATCACGCTTGAGGGGCGCACCTTCCGCCCCAGCGACTGGGCCGAGCGCCTGGCCGGCGCAATGAGCAGCTTCCGCCCCGGCGGTGGCGGGGGCGGCATCGGTGCCTACATCGGCTACTCGCCCTATTGCGTGCCGCAGGTGGTGAGCGGCGTGAAATGCGTGCTGGTGAACGAGGCGCTGCGCGACATCGAGCCCATGGCCTGGGAGTTCGTCATGAACTTCGCCCGCGACAACCAGCTGCGGGTCAGCGAGCTCGAGCCGACCTGA
- the rpsT gene encoding 30S ribosomal protein S20, with amino-acid sequence MATSSKAKKKTVRIASGRKRVRQDVKINAANTSLRSHFRTVVKNVQKAVLGGDKAKAGDSFKLAQSVIDSVADKGVFHKNKAARLKSRLAAKVKALALAA; translated from the coding sequence ATGGCCACCTCGTCCAAAGCCAAGAAGAAGACCGTCCGCATCGCCTCGGGCCGCAAGCGCGTGCGGCAGGATGTCAAGATCAACGCCGCCAACACCTCGCTGCGTTCACATTTCCGCACGGTGGTCAAGAACGTGCAGAAGGCCGTGCTGGGTGGTGACAAGGCCAAGGCCGGTGACAGCTTCAAGCTTGCGCAGAGCGTGATCGATTCGGTGGCCGACAAGGGCGTTTTCCACAAGAACAAGGCCGCGCGCCTGAAGAGCCGTCTGGCCGCCAAGGTCAAGGCGCTCGCGTTGGCCGCCTGA
- the murJ gene encoding murein biosynthesis integral membrane protein MurJ, which produces MNLLRAASTVSLLTLLSRVSGLVREQLMAATFGAGAVTDAFNVAFRIPNLFRRLFAEGAFSQAFVPILAATRERDGDAATRTLLDAVATVLAWALLATCALGVIGAPLLVWLMGSGLERFDTAVVLTRWMFPYIGFMSLVALAAGVLNTWKRFAVPAATPVLLNLSVIGAAWWGAPWFERQGIEPVYALAGGVMLGGVLQLGAMLWALTRLGMLPRLAGRPSGIAAAWRHPGVRQVLRQMAPALLGVSVAQISLLINTQIATHVAVGAVSWLTYADRLMEFPTGLLGVALGVVLLPQLTAAQARDDRLAFSAMLDWGLRLVLLLTVPCALALLLFPQALVAVLYHYGRFDAEDVHMTVQALQGYGAGLLGIVAIKVLAPAFYARQDIRTPVKIAIGVLIATQLLNLVLVPWLGHAGLALSIGLGAWINAALLLAGLLRRGAFQPQPGWRRFALQVLVANVVLGAALAWAAGAVDWIGLQAQWAQRAGAVAAVLGGVTMLYGATLLLLGLRPRDFLRRA; this is translated from the coding sequence GTGAACCTCCTCCGGGCCGCCTCCACCGTCTCGCTGCTGACCCTGCTGTCGCGGGTGTCGGGGCTCGTGCGGGAGCAGTTGATGGCCGCCACCTTCGGCGCCGGCGCCGTGACGGACGCGTTCAACGTCGCGTTTCGCATTCCCAACCTGTTCCGGCGCCTGTTTGCCGAGGGCGCCTTTTCGCAGGCCTTCGTGCCCATCCTGGCCGCCACGCGCGAGCGCGATGGCGACGCCGCCACTCGCACGCTGCTCGACGCCGTGGCCACGGTGTTGGCCTGGGCGCTTCTGGCCACGTGCGCGCTGGGCGTGATCGGCGCGCCCTTGCTGGTGTGGCTGATGGGTTCCGGCCTTGAACGTTTCGACACGGCCGTGGTGCTGACGCGCTGGATGTTCCCTTACATCGGCTTCATGTCGCTGGTGGCGCTGGCAGCCGGCGTGCTGAACACCTGGAAGCGCTTCGCCGTGCCTGCGGCCACGCCGGTGCTGCTGAACCTCAGCGTGATCGGCGCCGCCTGGTGGGGCGCGCCCTGGTTCGAGCGTCAGGGCATCGAGCCCGTCTACGCCCTGGCCGGAGGCGTCATGCTCGGCGGCGTGCTGCAGCTCGGCGCCATGCTCTGGGCGCTCACGCGCCTGGGCATGCTGCCGCGCCTGGCGGGTAGGCCCTCGGGCATCGCGGCGGCTTGGCGTCACCCTGGCGTGCGCCAGGTGCTGCGGCAGATGGCACCGGCACTTCTGGGGGTGTCCGTGGCGCAGATCTCGCTGCTCATCAACACGCAGATCGCGACGCATGTGGCCGTGGGCGCCGTCTCCTGGCTGACCTACGCCGATCGGCTGATGGAGTTCCCGACGGGGCTTCTCGGTGTGGCACTGGGTGTCGTGCTGTTGCCGCAGCTGACCGCGGCGCAGGCCCGCGACGACCGCCTCGCCTTTTCGGCCATGCTCGATTGGGGACTGCGCCTCGTGCTGCTGTTGACGGTGCCCTGCGCACTGGCGCTTCTGCTGTTTCCGCAGGCCTTGGTGGCGGTGCTGTACCACTACGGCCGCTTCGACGCCGAAGACGTTCACATGACCGTACAGGCCCTGCAGGGTTACGGCGCAGGCCTGCTGGGCATCGTCGCGATCAAGGTGCTGGCGCCTGCCTTCTACGCGCGGCAGGACATCCGCACCCCCGTCAAGATCGCCATCGGCGTGCTGATCGCCACGCAGCTGTTGAACTTGGTGCTGGTGCCCTGGCTGGGCCATGCCGGGCTGGCACTGTCCATCGGCCTGGGTGCCTGGATCAACGCGGCGCTGTTGCTGGCTGGACTGCTGCGCCGAGGCGCCTTCCAGCCGCAGCCGGGCTGGCGCCGTTTCGCGCTCCAGGTGCTGGTGGCCAACGTGGTGCTGGGTGCCGCCCTGGCCTGGGCCGCGGGTGCGGTGGACTGGATCGGGTTGCAGGCGCAGTGGGCTCAGCGTGCCGGTGCCGTGGCGGCGGTGCTGGGTGGCGTGACGATGTTGTACGGCGCGACGCTGCTGCTGCTGGGACTGCGCCCGCGGGACTTCCTGCGCCGGGCCTGA
- a CDS encoding tetratricopeptide repeat protein, which translates to MQLPLAHDVTPLAYFASLVASDEDFPLLEAAVSLAQDDDPGLDVQGVLAEVDGLAQRVKARLPADAAPLQRLRLLNRCFFDELGFGGNVNDYHDRRNSLIPAVLATRRGIPISLAVLYQEIGAQAGLKVRGISFPGHFLVKVSLPPGEVIVDPFSGHSLSRDELEQRLAPFRRRLGDHEMPLGLFLVAAAPRDIVARMLRNLKEIHHAHADWRRLERVLARLVILLPQDWAERRDHALALAELGARREAAAALSIYLHQCPDADDAAALARHLAAWQAAS; encoded by the coding sequence ATGCAGCTGCCCCTCGCCCACGACGTCACGCCGCTGGCGTACTTCGCCTCATTGGTGGCCAGCGACGAGGACTTTCCGCTGCTGGAGGCGGCCGTCTCGCTGGCCCAGGATGACGACCCGGGCCTCGACGTCCAGGGTGTGTTGGCCGAGGTCGACGGCTTGGCGCAGCGCGTGAAGGCCCGCCTGCCCGCCGACGCGGCGCCACTGCAGCGCCTGCGGCTGCTCAACCGCTGCTTCTTCGACGAGCTGGGCTTCGGCGGCAACGTCAACGACTATCACGATCGCCGCAACAGCCTGATTCCCGCCGTGCTGGCCACTCGCCGCGGCATTCCCATCTCGCTGGCCGTGCTGTACCAGGAGATCGGCGCGCAGGCGGGGCTCAAGGTGCGCGGCATCTCTTTCCCCGGACACTTCCTCGTCAAGGTTTCGCTGCCGCCCGGCGAGGTGATCGTCGATCCCTTCAGCGGCCATTCGCTCTCACGCGACGAACTTGAACAACGTCTGGCGCCGTTCCGCCGCCGACTGGGCGATCACGAGATGCCCCTGGGACTGTTTCTCGTGGCTGCGGCGCCGCGCGACATCGTCGCGCGCATGCTTCGCAACCTGAAAGAAATCCACCACGCCCACGCCGACTGGCGGCGGCTGGAGCGCGTGCTGGCTCGCCTGGTGATCCTCCTTCCTCAGGATTGGGCCGAGCGCCGCGATCACGCGCTGGCGCTGGCCGAGCTCGGTGCCCGCCGCGAGGCCGCGGCGGCACTGTCCATCTATCTCCACCAATGCCCCGACGCCGACGACGCGGCCGCGCTGGCGCGCCACCTGGCGGCTTGGCAGGCGGCGTCCTGA
- the hda gene encoding DnaA regulatory inactivator Hda, whose protein sequence is MKQIPLAIGPSSRPSFDNFVPGVNAAAVQHLASLSWPAAPVYLWGPAASGKTHLMQALAARCLATGQTAAWFDAADPEPWTLQPHWALVVVDRCEQLEPAAQHAAFALFEAASAQGVQWLAAGRLPPVDLALRDDLRTRLGWGHVFSLEPLDDAATRSALRREADHRGIFLPDDVMDYLLARLPRDLGHLMGALDRLDGFGLAMGRRVTLPLVRQMLAEEGVPEAGG, encoded by the coding sequence ATGAAGCAGATTCCCCTGGCCATCGGGCCTTCGTCGCGGCCCTCATTCGACAACTTCGTGCCTGGCGTCAATGCCGCGGCTGTGCAGCACCTGGCCTCGCTGTCGTGGCCCGCGGCCCCGGTCTACCTCTGGGGCCCCGCGGCCAGCGGCAAGACGCACCTGATGCAGGCCCTTGCGGCCCGCTGCCTGGCCACGGGGCAGACAGCGGCTTGGTTCGACGCTGCCGACCCCGAGCCCTGGACGCTGCAGCCGCACTGGGCGCTGGTGGTGGTGGACCGTTGCGAGCAACTGGAGCCGGCTGCGCAGCACGCCGCGTTCGCGCTGTTCGAGGCCGCTTCGGCCCAGGGCGTGCAATGGCTGGCCGCCGGTCGCCTGCCCCCGGTCGACCTGGCGCTGCGCGACGATTTGCGCACGCGTTTGGGCTGGGGCCACGTGTTCTCGTTGGAGCCGCTGGACGACGCCGCGACCCGCTCGGCACTCCGGCGCGAGGCCGACCACCGAGGCATCTTCCTGCCTGACGACGTGATGGACTATCTGCTGGCGCGACTGCCGCGCGACCTTGGCCACCTGATGGGGGCGCTGGACCGGCTGGACGGGTTCGGCCTTGCCATGGGCCGGCGTGTCACCTTGCCGCTGGTTCGGCAGATGCTGGCGGAAGAAGGCGTGCCGGAGGCTGGGGGATGA
- a CDS encoding HAD family hydrolase, with the protein MTTPALALFDLDGTLLPRDSDHAFGEYLVQRGWVSDDTFRRANDRFYADYLEGRLDMAAYVDFATSAWRARPMAEQQRVLDEFVCDVVKPMLHPAALELVNRHRDAGERLALVTATNEFVTRPIAALFGFDTLIATELERDSDGRVTGRVAGTPAFREGKIVRVQAWLAGLGTTLAAAPRCTFYSDSTNDLPLLEAASHPVATNPGASLARIAAERGWPVIHLFT; encoded by the coding sequence ATGACGACACCCGCGCTCGCGCTGTTCGATCTCGACGGCACGCTGCTGCCGCGCGACAGCGACCACGCCTTCGGCGAGTACCTCGTGCAGCGCGGATGGGTATCGGACGACACCTTCCGCCGCGCCAATGACCGCTTCTACGCCGACTACCTCGAGGGCCGGCTCGACATGGCGGCTTATGTCGACTTCGCCACCTCGGCATGGCGCGCGCGGCCCATGGCTGAACAGCAGCGTGTGCTCGACGAGTTCGTCTGCGACGTGGTCAAGCCGATGCTGCATCCAGCAGCGCTTGAGTTGGTGAACCGCCACCGCGACGCCGGCGAACGCCTGGCGCTGGTGACGGCCACCAACGAATTTGTCACGCGGCCGATCGCTGCCCTTTTCGGCTTCGACACACTGATCGCCACCGAACTGGAACGTGACTCTGACGGCCGCGTGACCGGCCGCGTCGCGGGCACGCCCGCGTTCCGAGAGGGCAAGATCGTGCGCGTGCAGGCTTGGCTTGCCGGCCTGGGCACCACGCTCGCCGCCGCGCCACGCTGCACCTTCTACAGCGATTCCACGAACGACCTGCCGCTGCTGGAGGCTGCCAGCCACCCGGTGGCCACCAACCCGGGCGCCAGCCTGGCGCGCATCGCAGCCGAGCGCGGCTGGCCCGTCATCCACCTTTTCACATGA
- the pcnB gene encoding polynucleotide adenylyltransferase PcnB yields the protein MIKKFIQRLFGQGDAPAAAPAATPAAPVIPLGARVEIAAAEHRIDPKLLDANAVRVVRTLKDAGYEAYIVGGAVRDLLVGLRPKDFDVATDATPEQVKALFRRAFIIGRRFRLVHVVFGRGREHETIEVSTFRAYLDATAAEQVAGNEKTAKTQIADKQHVVDAEGRVLRDNVWGPQIEDAARRDFTINAMYFDAVTQTVVDYHGGLADARGRVLRMIGDPATRYREDPVRILRVVRFAAKLGFGLDKATESPVRGMVPLLANVPISRLFDEMIKLLQTGHALASLEQMKRFGLVGGGTPIFPVLEAALSGSSAARETFVRLALEDTDRRVAEGRAVAPSFLLACLLWHDVKDRWTALMAQGETPFPALQQAVDAVFDARIGDISGRGKLAADMREIWLMQPRFDRRTPSGAAGLVAQPRFRAGYDFLRLRADAREASSELADWWEDFHLGNEDEREALLADAKPAGGPPRGRRVAAAPVSSSGGASSDDEAEDDAPEHGAGAGAEGEAEAPRKRRRRRRRGPRPDGGGGAGGPPAAG from the coding sequence ATGATCAAGAAGTTCATCCAGCGACTCTTTGGCCAGGGCGACGCGCCCGCGGCGGCGCCGGCAGCGACCCCGGCCGCGCCGGTCATCCCACTGGGCGCGCGTGTCGAGATTGCCGCCGCCGAGCACCGCATCGACCCCAAGCTGCTCGACGCCAACGCCGTGCGCGTGGTGCGCACGCTGAAGGACGCCGGCTACGAGGCCTACATCGTGGGCGGCGCGGTGCGCGACCTGCTGGTGGGCCTGCGCCCCAAGGACTTCGACGTCGCCACCGACGCCACGCCCGAGCAGGTAAAGGCGCTGTTCCGCCGCGCCTTCATCATCGGCCGGCGCTTCCGCCTCGTGCACGTGGTCTTCGGCCGCGGCCGCGAGCACGAGACCATCGAGGTGAGCACCTTCCGCGCCTACCTCGACGCCACGGCGGCCGAGCAGGTGGCGGGCAACGAGAAGACCGCCAAGACGCAGATCGCCGACAAGCAGCACGTTGTCGACGCCGAGGGCCGCGTGTTGCGCGACAACGTCTGGGGCCCGCAGATCGAAGACGCCGCGCGGCGCGACTTCACGATCAACGCCATGTACTTCGACGCGGTGACGCAGACCGTTGTCGACTACCACGGCGGCCTGGCCGACGCGCGCGGCCGCGTGCTGCGCATGATCGGCGACCCGGCCACGCGTTACCGCGAAGATCCAGTGCGCATCCTGCGCGTGGTGCGCTTCGCGGCCAAGCTGGGTTTCGGCCTCGACAAGGCCACCGAGTCGCCGGTGCGCGGCATGGTGCCGCTGTTGGCCAACGTGCCGATCTCGCGCCTGTTCGACGAGATGATCAAGCTGCTGCAGACTGGCCACGCGTTGGCGAGCCTGGAGCAGATGAAGCGTTTCGGACTGGTGGGCGGCGGCACGCCGATCTTCCCGGTGCTGGAGGCGGCGTTGTCGGGCAGCAGCGCGGCGCGCGAGACCTTCGTGCGGCTGGCGCTTGAAGACACCGACCGCCGCGTGGCCGAGGGGAGGGCGGTGGCGCCGAGCTTCCTTCTGGCCTGCCTGCTGTGGCATGACGTGAAGGATCGCTGGACGGCGCTCATGGCCCAGGGCGAGACCCCCTTCCCGGCGCTGCAGCAGGCCGTGGACGCGGTGTTCGATGCCCGCATCGGCGACATCTCCGGCCGCGGCAAGCTGGCGGCCGACATGCGCGAGATCTGGCTGATGCAGCCACGCTTCGATCGCCGCACGCCCAGCGGCGCGGCGGGTCTGGTCGCGCAGCCGCGCTTCCGCGCCGGCTACGACTTCCTGCGCCTGCGTGCCGACGCGCGGGAGGCCAGCAGCGAACTCGCCGACTGGTGGGAGGACTTCCACCTTGGCAACGAAGACGAGCGCGAGGCGCTGCTGGCCGACGCGAAGCCCGCCGGCGGCCCGCCGCGTGGGCGCCGTGTCGCGGCGGCGCCGGTGTCCTCCTCCGGGGGCGCGAGCAGTGACGACGAGGCCGAGGACGACGCCCCCGAGCACGGCGCCGGCGCGGGTGCCGAGGGTGAGGCCGAGGCGCCCCGCAAGCGCCGCCGCCGGCGCCGCCGCGGCCCGCGGCCGGATGGCGGCGGGGGTGCCGGGGGCCCGCCAGCTGCGGGATGA
- the folK gene encoding 2-amino-4-hydroxy-6-hydroxymethyldihydropteridine diphosphokinase translates to MNLERVFVGLGANLGDAAATVRLAFDELAALPGTQVIARSSLYRSAPIDAGGPDFVNAVAELRTMLEPAALLQELQAIEALHDRQRPYRHAPRTLDLDLLLVGDRVIDTPSLSVPHPRLHLRAFVLEPLLELAPALSHPALGGLSGWRAATAGQAIEPLTRSPPGAQP, encoded by the coding sequence ATGAACCTGGAACGGGTGTTCGTCGGCCTGGGCGCCAACCTCGGCGACGCGGCAGCCACGGTGCGGCTGGCTTTCGACGAGCTGGCCGCACTGCCGGGTACGCAGGTGATCGCGCGTTCGTCGCTGTACCGCAGCGCGCCGATCGACGCCGGGGGCCCGGACTTCGTCAACGCCGTGGCCGAGCTGCGCACCATGCTCGAGCCCGCGGCGCTGCTGCAGGAGCTGCAAGCCATCGAGGCGCTCCATGACCGCCAGCGCCCCTACCGCCATGCGCCGCGCACGCTCGATCTTGACCTGCTGCTTGTCGGCGACCGGGTCATCGACACCCCCAGCCTGAGCGTGCCGCACCCGCGCCTGCACCTGCGCGCCTTCGTGCTCGAGCCCTTGCTCGAGCTGGCTCCAGCGCTGTCGCACCCGGCGCTGGGCGGGCTGTCCGGCTGGCGCGCCGCAACGGCGGGGCAGGCCATCGAGCCGCTGACCCGCAGCCCACCCGGGGCTCAGCCGTAG
- the rpsP gene encoding 30S ribosomal protein S16: protein MVVIRLARGGAKKRPFYNIVVADSRERRDGRFIERVGFYNPMAAGSEQPLRVALDRVTHWTGVGAQMSPTVARLVGQAAKAHA, encoded by the coding sequence ATGGTCGTGATCCGACTGGCCCGTGGCGGCGCCAAGAAGCGCCCGTTCTACAACATCGTCGTCGCTGATTCGCGCGAGCGCCGCGACGGCCGCTTCATCGAGCGCGTCGGGTTCTACAACCCGATGGCCGCCGGCAGCGAGCAGCCGCTGCGGGTGGCGTTGGACCGCGTGACGCACTGGACGGGCGTGGGCGCGCAGATGTCGCCCACCGTGGCCCGCCTGGTCGGCCAGGCCGCCAAGGCCCACGCCTGA